A part of Streptomyces sp. NBC_00557 genomic DNA contains:
- a CDS encoding MBL fold metallo-hydrolase, with product MTVRIERLVTSGQFTLDGGTWDVENNVWIVGDEREVIVIDAAHDAEAIARAVGGRALRAIVSTHAHNDHIDAAPELSARTGAPVLLHPDDLPLWKQTHPDRAPDGELADGQRLSVAGVELTVLHTPGHAPGAVCLHAPRLSALFSGDTLFSGGPGATGRSYSDFPTIIRSISQRLLTLPQDTVVHTGHGDTTTIGAEAPHLKEWIERGH from the coding sequence ATGACCGTACGCATCGAACGCCTCGTCACCAGCGGGCAGTTCACCCTCGACGGCGGCACCTGGGACGTCGAGAACAACGTGTGGATCGTCGGCGACGAACGGGAGGTGATCGTCATCGACGCCGCCCACGACGCCGAGGCCATCGCCCGGGCGGTCGGCGGACGCGCGCTGCGGGCGATCGTGAGCACCCATGCGCACAACGACCACATCGACGCCGCACCCGAACTCTCGGCCCGCACCGGCGCCCCGGTCCTGCTGCACCCCGACGACCTGCCGCTGTGGAAACAGACCCATCCCGACCGGGCGCCCGACGGCGAGCTGGCCGACGGGCAGCGCCTGTCCGTCGCCGGCGTGGAGCTGACCGTGCTGCACACCCCGGGACACGCCCCGGGCGCCGTCTGCCTGCACGCCCCGCGGCTCTCCGCGCTCTTCAGCGGCGACACCCTGTTCTCCGGCGGGCCGGGGGCGACGGGACGGTCGTACAGCGACTTCCCGACCATCATCCGGTCGATCAGCCAGCGGCTGCTCACCCTGCCCCAGGACACCGTCGTGCACACCGGTCACGGCGACACCACCACCATCGGCGCCGAGGCGCCGCACCTGAAGGAGTGGATCGAACGCGGTCACTGA
- a CDS encoding bifunctional 3-phenylpropionate/cinnamic acid dioxygenase ferredoxin subunit: MMIPACRLADLPRGEAHRLDIDPPVSVFHTDDGELFAIDDTCTHQDASLADGWLEGCEVECPLHASKFDLRTGAVDAPPAKLPVRTHEVVVEDGMIYVRLSTEAPNLPPCVAARLAGGPA; encoded by the coding sequence ATGATGATTCCCGCGTGCCGTCTCGCGGATCTGCCGCGAGGTGAGGCCCACCGGCTCGACATCGACCCGCCGGTCTCGGTGTTCCACACCGACGACGGCGAACTCTTCGCCATCGACGACACCTGCACCCACCAGGACGCGTCGCTCGCCGACGGCTGGCTTGAGGGCTGCGAGGTCGAATGCCCCCTGCACGCCTCGAAGTTCGACCTGAGGACCGGAGCCGTGGACGCACCGCCGGCCAAGCTTCCCGTCCGCACCCACGAGGTCGTCGTCGAGGACGGCATGATCTACGTGCGGCTCTCCACCGAGGCGCCCAACCTGCCGCCGTGCGTCGCCGCCCGCCTGGCCGGAGGCCCCGCGTGA
- a CDS encoding NAD(P)/FAD-dependent oxidoreductase, which yields MRTVAVVGASLAGLSAARSLRKRGYDGRLVIVGDEPHRPYDRPPLSKEFLAGAIGEADLALETDDDELRAEWLLGARATGLDRAERTVRLADGRAIRADGVVIATGAAARTLPGTDGLAGVHVLRTLDDARALRDDLARGGRVVVIGGGFVGAEVASTAYALGRDVTVVEAARTPLAGPLGETMGGVVSALHADHGVRLLCGVGVKGLSGERRVEAVLLEDGRTVPADTVVVGVGARPCVEWLAGSGVALDNGVKCGADGRTSVAGVVAVGDCANWYDPHTGLHRRVEHWTGARERPDAAVAALLAHGAIEPAAPRPPYFWSDQYGVKIQFVGHAAGADSVTVEEGSVDDRSFLAVYRKDGREVAVLGMNQPRLFTRRRRQFAAAAS from the coding sequence GTGAGGACCGTCGCCGTGGTGGGCGCCTCGCTGGCCGGTCTGTCGGCCGCGCGCTCGCTGCGGAAACGGGGGTACGACGGCCGGCTGGTGATCGTCGGCGACGAGCCCCACCGCCCCTACGACAGGCCGCCGCTGTCCAAGGAGTTCCTGGCCGGCGCCATCGGCGAAGCGGATCTGGCGCTGGAGACGGACGACGACGAGCTGCGCGCGGAGTGGCTGCTCGGCGCCCGCGCCACCGGGCTGGACCGCGCCGAACGGACCGTCCGGCTCGCCGACGGCCGTGCGATACGCGCCGACGGCGTGGTCATCGCGACCGGCGCGGCCGCCCGCACCCTGCCCGGCACCGACGGTCTGGCCGGCGTCCACGTGCTGCGCACCCTCGACGACGCCCGCGCCCTCAGGGACGACCTCGCCCGCGGCGGACGGGTGGTGGTGATCGGCGGCGGGTTCGTCGGCGCCGAGGTCGCCTCCACGGCGTACGCCCTCGGACGGGACGTGACCGTGGTCGAGGCGGCCCGCACGCCGCTGGCCGGACCGCTCGGCGAGACCATGGGCGGGGTCGTCTCCGCCCTCCACGCGGACCACGGTGTGCGCCTGCTGTGCGGCGTCGGGGTCAAGGGGCTGAGCGGAGAGCGCCGGGTCGAGGCCGTGCTGCTGGAGGACGGCCGCACCGTCCCCGCGGACACCGTCGTCGTCGGCGTCGGCGCACGCCCCTGCGTCGAGTGGCTGGCGGGATCCGGCGTCGCCCTCGACAACGGCGTGAAGTGCGGCGCCGACGGCCGGACCAGCGTGGCCGGGGTGGTCGCCGTGGGCGACTGCGCCAACTGGTACGACCCGCACACCGGGCTCCACCGCAGGGTCGAGCACTGGACCGGCGCACGGGAGCGTCCGGACGCCGCCGTCGCCGCGCTGCTCGCGCACGGCGCGATCGAACCGGCCGCGCCCCGGCCGCCGTACTTCTGGTCCGACCAGTACGGCGTGAAGATCCAGTTCGTCGGGCACGCCGCCGGCGCCGACAGCGTGACGGTCGAGGAGGGCTCGGTCGACGACCGCAGCTTTCTGGCCGTCTACCGCAAGGACGGCCGGGAAGTCGCCGTGCTCGGCATGAACCAGCCTCGGCTGTTCACCCGCCGGCGCAGGCAGTTCGCCGCCGCCGCGTCTTGA
- a CDS encoding aromatic ring-hydroxylating oxygenase subunit alpha, with the protein MTSTSLPDSLIATLPGSAYTDPAVFAQEQERVFETMWFCVARASELARPGAFRTVDVGRESILVTRARDHSIRAYFNVCRHRGAKLCTEETGEVKRAFQCPYHAWTYDLNGKLVAAPNLTKMPDVGRTEYGLVGVTVREWLGYVWVCLAENPPSFEEDVIGAVVERLGDTESIERYDIANLSVGRRIVYDVKANWKLIIENFMECYHCATIHPELTEVLPEFADGYAAQYYVGHGAEFGEEIQGFTVDGSEGLDRIPGVSAEQDRRYYAITVKPQVFINLVPDHVIFHRMYPVAVDRTVVECDWLYLPHVVESGKDVSRSVELFDRVNRQDFDACERTQPGMSSRMYAKGGVLVPSEHHIGAFHDWVNERLGTPRPR; encoded by the coding sequence GTGACCTCGACCAGCCTGCCGGACAGCCTGATCGCCACCCTCCCCGGCTCCGCCTACACGGACCCCGCCGTCTTCGCCCAGGAACAGGAACGCGTCTTCGAGACCATGTGGTTCTGCGTCGCACGCGCCTCCGAGCTGGCCAGGCCCGGCGCCTTCCGCACCGTGGACGTGGGCCGCGAGAGCATCCTCGTCACCCGGGCCCGGGACCATTCCATCCGCGCCTACTTCAACGTCTGCCGGCACCGCGGCGCCAAGCTGTGCACCGAGGAGACGGGCGAGGTGAAGCGGGCCTTCCAGTGCCCTTACCACGCCTGGACCTACGACCTGAACGGCAAGCTCGTCGCGGCCCCCAACCTCACCAAGATGCCCGACGTGGGCCGCACGGAGTACGGCCTGGTGGGCGTGACCGTCCGCGAATGGCTCGGCTATGTCTGGGTGTGCCTGGCGGAGAACCCGCCCTCCTTCGAGGAGGACGTGATCGGGGCGGTGGTGGAGCGGCTGGGCGACACCGAGTCGATCGAGCGCTACGACATCGCGAACCTGTCGGTGGGCAGGCGGATCGTCTACGACGTGAAGGCGAACTGGAAGCTGATCATCGAGAACTTCATGGAGTGCTACCACTGCGCCACGATCCACCCCGAACTCACCGAGGTGCTCCCGGAGTTCGCCGACGGCTACGCGGCCCAGTACTACGTCGGCCACGGCGCGGAGTTCGGTGAGGAGATCCAGGGCTTCACCGTGGACGGCTCCGAGGGCCTCGACCGCATCCCCGGGGTCTCCGCGGAACAGGACCGCCGCTACTACGCCATCACGGTCAAGCCGCAGGTGTTCATCAACCTGGTGCCCGACCATGTGATCTTCCACCGGATGTACCCGGTGGCCGTCGACCGCACGGTCGTCGAGTGCGACTGGCTCTACCTGCCGCACGTCGTGGAGAGCGGCAAGGACGTCAGCCGCTCGGTGGAGCTGTTCGACCGGGTCAACCGCCAGGACTTCGACGCCTGCGAACGCACCCAGCCCGGGATGAGCTCGCGGATGTACGCCAAGGGCGGCGTGCTCGTGCCCAGTGAGCACCACATCGGCGCCTTCCACGACTGGGTGAACGAGCGTCTCGGCACGCCGCGGCCCCGGTGA
- a CDS encoding IclR family transcriptional regulator: MSNYSPDTETQGSPPGGVQSVDRAISVLEILAQRGEAGVSEVAAEIDVHKSTAFRLLGALEARGLVEQSGERGKYSLGFGIVRLAGAVTGRIDITQQGRAVCERLAEEIGETVNIAVMQEHYAINLYQVRGQSAITAHNWVGQLTPLHATSSGKIMLAHLPARERAALLAEAGLKKLTPHTITAKTKLEKNLSEARERGYAWTLEELEIGLHAMAAPIRDREGRVIASISASGPAYRFTEERMHELAPLLVKGAEEISHRMGYLG; this comes from the coding sequence ATGAGCAACTACAGTCCGGATACGGAAACGCAGGGTTCACCGCCCGGCGGAGTGCAGTCCGTCGACCGGGCCATCAGCGTGCTGGAGATCCTGGCCCAGCGCGGCGAGGCCGGTGTCAGCGAGGTGGCTGCCGAGATCGATGTGCACAAGTCCACCGCGTTCCGCCTGCTCGGCGCCCTGGAGGCGCGCGGCCTGGTGGAGCAGTCGGGCGAGCGGGGGAAGTACTCGCTCGGCTTCGGCATCGTACGCCTGGCGGGCGCCGTCACGGGACGCATCGACATCACCCAGCAGGGCCGCGCGGTGTGCGAGCGGCTGGCGGAGGAGATCGGCGAGACGGTCAACATCGCCGTGATGCAGGAGCACTATGCGATCAACCTCTACCAGGTGCGCGGCCAGTCCGCCATCACCGCGCACAACTGGGTCGGCCAGCTGACCCCGCTGCACGCCACCTCCAGCGGCAAGATCATGCTGGCCCACCTGCCGGCCAGGGAACGCGCCGCGCTGCTCGCGGAGGCGGGCCTGAAGAAGCTGACTCCGCACACGATCACCGCGAAGACGAAGCTGGAGAAGAACCTCTCCGAGGCCCGGGAGCGCGGCTACGCCTGGACGCTGGAGGAGCTGGAGATCGGCCTGCACGCCATGGCCGCCCCGATCCGGGACCGGGAGGGCCGGGTCATCGCGTCGATCAGCGCCTCCGGGCCCGCGTACCGGTTCACCGAGGAGCGCATGCACGAGCTGGCTCCGCTGCTGGTCAAGGGCGCGGAGGAGATCAGCCACCGGATGGGATACCTCGGCTGA
- the betA gene encoding choline dehydrogenase — MADLQYDFVIVGGGSAGSALANRLSADPANRVLVLEAGRSDYPWDVFIHMPAALTYPIGSRFYDWKYESEPEPHMGGRRIYHARGKVLGGSSSINGMIFQRGNPMDYERWASGPGMETWDYAHCLPYFRRMENCLAADPDDEFRGHDGPLVLERGPATNPLFTAFLKATQEAGYAPTDDVNGYRQEGFAKFDRNVHRGRRLSASKAYLRPAMKRPNLTVKTRTLVTRVLFEGKRAVGVEYRRGRGAVQQVRAGEVILCGGAINSPQLLQLSGVGNAAELSALGIDTVHDLPGVGENMQDHLEVYVQYACTQPVSMQPYMAKWRAPLIGLQWLFRKGPAATNHFEAGGFARSNEDVEYPNLMFHFLPVAVRYDGSSPAGGHGYQVHVGPMYSDAVGSVKIKSRDPRVKPALRFNYLSTEQDRREWVEAIRVARKILNQPALAPYNGGEISPGPSVETDEEILAWVAKEGETALHPSCTCKMGTDEMSVVDPLTMRVHGLDGLRVVDASVMPYVTNGNIYAPVMMIAEKAADLILGNEPLPPSKVAYYRHRDAQKQAG; from the coding sequence ATGGCTGACTTGCAGTACGACTTCGTCATCGTCGGCGGTGGATCGGCCGGCAGTGCACTGGCCAACCGGCTCTCGGCCGATCCCGCCAACCGGGTGCTGGTCCTGGAGGCGGGCCGCTCCGACTATCCCTGGGACGTCTTCATCCACATGCCCGCCGCGCTGACCTACCCCATAGGCAGCCGCTTCTATGACTGGAAGTACGAGTCCGAGCCCGAGCCCCACATGGGCGGCCGGCGCATCTACCACGCCCGCGGCAAGGTGCTCGGCGGCTCCAGCAGCATCAACGGCATGATCTTCCAGCGCGGCAACCCCATGGACTACGAGCGCTGGGCGTCCGGGCCCGGCATGGAGACCTGGGACTACGCCCACTGCCTGCCGTACTTCCGCCGCATGGAGAACTGCCTGGCCGCCGACCCCGACGACGAGTTCCGCGGCCACGACGGCCCCCTCGTCCTGGAGCGCGGCCCGGCCACCAACCCGCTGTTCACCGCCTTCCTCAAGGCCACCCAGGAGGCGGGCTACGCGCCGACCGACGACGTCAACGGCTACCGGCAGGAAGGGTTCGCCAAGTTCGACCGCAACGTCCACCGCGGGCGCCGGCTGTCCGCCTCCAAGGCGTACCTGCGCCCCGCGATGAAGCGGCCGAACCTCACCGTGAAGACGCGCACCCTGGTCACCCGGGTGCTCTTCGAGGGCAAGCGGGCCGTCGGCGTCGAGTACCGGCGCGGCAGGGGCGCCGTCCAGCAGGTCCGCGCCGGCGAGGTGATCCTGTGCGGCGGCGCCATCAACTCCCCGCAGCTGCTGCAGCTCTCCGGCGTCGGCAACGCCGCCGAGCTGTCCGCCCTCGGCATCGACACCGTGCACGACCTGCCGGGCGTCGGCGAGAACATGCAGGACCACCTGGAGGTGTACGTCCAGTACGCCTGCACGCAGCCCGTCTCCATGCAGCCGTACATGGCGAAGTGGCGCGCCCCGCTGATCGGGCTGCAGTGGCTGTTCCGCAAGGGCCCCGCGGCCACCAACCACTTCGAGGCCGGCGGCTTCGCCCGCAGCAACGAGGACGTGGAGTATCCCAACCTGATGTTCCACTTCCTGCCGGTCGCCGTCCGCTACGACGGCTCCTCGCCGGCCGGCGGCCACGGCTATCAGGTGCACGTCGGGCCCATGTACTCGGACGCCGTCGGATCGGTGAAGATCAAGAGCCGGGACCCGCGGGTGAAGCCCGCCCTGCGCTTCAACTACTTGTCCACCGAGCAGGACCGCCGGGAGTGGGTGGAGGCGATCCGGGTGGCGCGCAAGATCCTCAACCAGCCCGCCCTCGCCCCCTACAACGGCGGCGAGATCTCGCCCGGGCCCTCCGTCGAGACCGACGAGGAGATCCTCGCCTGGGTCGCCAAGGAGGGAGAGACCGCCCTGCACCCCTCGTGCACCTGCAAGATGGGCACCGACGAGATGTCCGTCGTCGACCCGCTGACCATGCGGGTGCACGGACTGGACGGCCTGCGCGTGGTGGACGCGTCAGTGATGCCGTACGTCACCAACGGCAACATCTACGCACCGGTGATGATGATCGCCGAGAAGGCCGCCGACCTCATCCTGGGCAACGAGCCGCTGCCCCCGTCCAAGGTCGCCTACTACCGGCACCGCGACGCCCAGAAACAGGCCGGCTGA
- a CDS encoding 5,10-methylenetetrahydrofolate reductase: MGAQALRRLLTRVRYEVLPAKAAEEKVLAHVPRDVVVTVTASPVKGLEPTLLLTERLAAHGYRVVPHVPARLLRDDTHLKDVAERLRTAGVADVFVPAGDADPPAGPYHGALPVLRALADLGGPFADLGITGYPESHPLIHDDVTIQSMWDKRTYATYIVSNLCFDAGVLGDWLARVRRRGVTLPVHLGVAGPVQRAKLLSMAAKIGVGESTRFLTRHPSWFLRLAAPGGYAPERLLTRGAPAFTAPAAAVAGLHLFTFNQIAETERWRRAALDRLAG, translated from the coding sequence ATGGGCGCCCAGGCCCTGCGGAGGCTGCTCACCCGCGTCCGTTACGAGGTGCTGCCGGCGAAGGCGGCCGAGGAGAAGGTCCTCGCGCATGTGCCCCGCGACGTCGTGGTCACGGTCACGGCGTCGCCGGTCAAGGGGCTGGAGCCGACGCTGCTGCTCACCGAGCGGCTCGCGGCGCACGGGTACCGCGTCGTGCCGCACGTACCCGCGCGGCTGCTGCGGGACGACACGCACCTGAAGGACGTCGCCGAACGGCTGCGCACGGCAGGCGTGGCGGACGTCTTCGTCCCGGCCGGTGACGCCGATCCGCCGGCCGGGCCGTACCACGGCGCCCTGCCGGTGCTGCGCGCACTCGCCGACCTGGGCGGCCCATTCGCCGACCTGGGCATCACCGGTTATCCGGAGAGTCATCCGCTGATCCACGACGACGTCACCATCCAGTCGATGTGGGACAAGCGGACGTACGCCACCTACATCGTCAGCAACCTGTGCTTCGACGCGGGCGTGCTCGGCGACTGGCTCGCCCGGGTCCGGCGCCGCGGCGTCACGCTGCCCGTGCACCTGGGCGTCGCCGGGCCCGTGCAGCGGGCCAAGCTGCTGTCGATGGCGGCGAAGATCGGGGTGGGGGAGTCGACGCGCTTCCTCACCCGGCACCCCTCCTGGTTCCTGCGGTTGGCGGCACCCGGGGGATACGCCCCCGAGCGCCTGCTCACCCGCGGCGCGCCCGCGTTCACCGCGCCCGCCGCCGCGGTGGCAGGGCTGCACCTGTTCACCTTCAACCAGATCGCCGAGACGGAGCGTTGGCGCCGTGCGGCACTGGACCGCCTGGCCGGCTGA
- a CDS encoding aldehyde dehydrogenase family protein produces the protein MADLYVDGEWRAPVAGGHREIRCPADGTLVATVSEATRPDTEAAIGAARRAFDDGPWPRTPERERGALLLRTAGIIERDAKEFARAESLDTGKRLVESEYDIADVVSCFRYYGGIAGTSAGRVVDTGRDDALSRVTYEPVGVCGLITPWNYPLLQASWKIAPALLAGNTVVLKPSELTPSTSILLMKALQEAGLPAGAANLVLGAGAEAGAPLAEHPAVDMVSFTGGLHTGRHIMATAAATVKKVALELGGKNPNVVFADADFETAVDFALTAVFLHSGQVCSAGARLIVEDAVHDAFVDEVVRRARRIRLGGPFDAEAETGPLISAQHREKVEAYVAAGLAEGAVLRCGGARPGDRALANGFYYPPTVLDECRQDMRVVHEESFGPVLTVERFHDEDDAVRIANDTEYGLAGAVWTQDAGKAQRVARRLRHGTVWINDYHPYVPQAEWGGFGHSGVGRELGPAGLDEYREPKHVWQNIQPRPQHWFRG, from the coding sequence GTGGCAGATCTGTATGTGGACGGAGAATGGCGCGCTCCAGTGGCCGGCGGCCACCGGGAGATCCGCTGTCCGGCCGACGGCACCCTGGTCGCGACGGTCTCGGAGGCGACCCGCCCCGACACCGAGGCGGCGATCGGCGCGGCCCGGCGCGCCTTCGACGACGGCCCCTGGCCGCGGACCCCCGAGCGCGAGCGCGGCGCACTGCTGCTGCGCACCGCCGGCATCATCGAGCGCGACGCCAAGGAGTTCGCCCGCGCCGAGTCCCTCGACACCGGCAAGCGCCTGGTGGAGAGCGAGTACGACATCGCCGACGTCGTCTCCTGCTTCCGCTACTACGGCGGCATCGCGGGCACCAGCGCCGGCCGGGTGGTCGACACCGGACGCGACGACGCGCTCAGCCGCGTCACCTATGAACCGGTCGGCGTCTGCGGACTGATCACCCCCTGGAACTACCCGCTGCTGCAAGCGAGCTGGAAGATCGCCCCGGCACTGCTCGCTGGGAACACGGTCGTCCTCAAGCCCAGCGAGCTGACGCCCTCCACCTCGATCCTGCTGATGAAGGCCCTCCAGGAGGCGGGGCTCCCGGCCGGCGCGGCCAACCTGGTGCTCGGCGCCGGGGCCGAGGCGGGCGCGCCGCTCGCCGAGCACCCGGCCGTCGACATGGTGTCGTTCACCGGAGGACTGCACACCGGGCGGCACATCATGGCCACCGCCGCGGCGACCGTGAAGAAGGTCGCCCTCGAACTCGGCGGCAAGAACCCCAACGTGGTGTTCGCCGACGCGGACTTCGAAACGGCCGTCGACTTCGCGCTCACCGCCGTGTTCCTGCACTCCGGGCAGGTCTGCTCGGCCGGCGCCCGCCTGATCGTCGAGGACGCGGTGCACGACGCCTTCGTCGACGAGGTCGTACGCCGCGCCCGGCGGATCCGGCTCGGCGGCCCCTTCGACGCGGAGGCCGAGACCGGGCCGCTGATCTCCGCACAGCACCGGGAGAAGGTCGAGGCGTACGTCGCCGCGGGGCTCGCCGAGGGCGCCGTCCTGCGCTGCGGCGGAGCCCGCCCCGGCGACCGCGCGCTGGCGAACGGCTTCTACTACCCGCCGACCGTCCTCGACGAGTGCCGGCAGGACATGCGCGTGGTGCACGAGGAGTCCTTCGGACCCGTGCTCACCGTCGAACGCTTCCACGACGAGGACGACGCCGTCCGCATCGCCAACGACACGGAGTACGGCCTCGCGGGAGCCGTCTGGACCCAGGACGCGGGCAAGGCCCAGCGGGTCGCCCGGAGGCTGCGCCACGGCACCGTGTGGATCAACGACTACCACCCCTACGTACCGCAGGCGGAATGGGGCGGCTTCGGACACTCGGGCGTGGGCCGTGAGCTGGGACCGGCCGGCCTCGACGAGTACCGGGAGCCCAAGCACGTCTGGCAGAACATCCAACCCCGGCCGCAGCACTGGTTCCGCGGCTGA
- a CDS encoding quaternary amine ABC transporter ATP-binding protein, protein MTPAQTEVSPPSDTSQEPQARTPVISVRRLWKVFGPRADEVPGSEELCGLSRRELMDRTGCTAAVRDVGFDVSPGEVFVVMGLSGSGKSTLVRCLTRLIEPTAGEIVFEGEDIRGADARRLRELRRSKFSMVFQHFGLLPHRRVVDNVAFGLEIRGMGKAERTRKALEVVELVGLAGYENSYPDQLSGGMQQRVGLARALAGDPDVLFFDEPFSALDPLIRRDMQSEVIRLHHEVGKTMVFITHDLSEALKLGDRILIMRDGKTVQCGTGDELVGAPADDYVRDFVKDVPRGDVLTLRWIMRPAEPGDALDGPELGPDVVVREATRAVLAAEKPVKVVENGKLLGIVGDEEILSVVAGREGGA, encoded by the coding sequence ATGACCCCAGCCCAGACCGAGGTGTCGCCGCCCAGCGACACGTCCCAGGAGCCCCAGGCGCGTACGCCGGTCATCTCCGTGCGCCGGCTGTGGAAGGTGTTCGGACCCAGGGCCGACGAGGTGCCGGGCTCCGAGGAGCTGTGCGGGCTCAGCCGCCGCGAGCTGATGGACCGCACCGGCTGCACCGCCGCCGTACGGGATGTCGGCTTCGACGTGTCACCCGGCGAGGTCTTCGTCGTCATGGGCCTGTCCGGCTCCGGCAAGTCCACCCTGGTGCGCTGTCTCACCCGGCTGATCGAACCCACCGCCGGAGAGATCGTCTTCGAGGGCGAGGACATCCGCGGCGCCGACGCCAGGCGGCTGCGCGAGCTGCGGCGCAGCAAGTTCTCCATGGTCTTCCAGCACTTCGGCCTGCTGCCGCACCGCAGGGTCGTCGACAACGTGGCGTTCGGCCTCGAGATACGGGGCATGGGCAAGGCCGAGCGCACCAGGAAGGCCCTGGAGGTCGTCGAACTGGTGGGCCTGGCCGGATACGAGAACTCCTACCCCGACCAGCTCTCCGGCGGCATGCAGCAGCGCGTCGGCCTCGCCCGCGCCCTCGCCGGCGATCCCGACGTCCTCTTCTTCGACGAGCCGTTCTCCGCGCTCGACCCGCTGATCCGCCGCGACATGCAGAGCGAGGTCATCCGGCTGCACCACGAGGTCGGCAAGACCATGGTGTTCATCACCCACGACCTGTCCGAGGCCCTGAAGCTCGGCGACCGCATCCTGATCATGCGGGACGGCAAGACGGTCCAGTGCGGCACCGGCGACGAACTCGTCGGCGCCCCCGCCGACGACTACGTACGGGACTTCGTCAAGGACGTGCCGCGCGGCGACGTCCTCACCCTGCGCTGGATCATGCGCCCCGCCGAGCCCGGCGACGCCCTGGACGGACCCGAGCTCGGGCCGGACGTCGTGGTGCGCGAGGCCACCCGCGCGGTGCTCGCCGCCGAGAAGCCCGTCAAGGTCGTGGAGAACGGCAAGCTGCTCGGCATCGTCGGCGACGAGGAGATCCTCTCCGTCGTCGCCGGGCGGGAAGGCGGTGCCTGA